The proteins below come from a single Euleptes europaea isolate rEulEur1 chromosome 5, rEulEur1.hap1, whole genome shotgun sequence genomic window:
- the LOC130478170 gene encoding uncharacterized protein LOC130478170 — protein sequence MLGAGQKDFYIGLEAQAIRAILSLRYPVEHGIVTSWPDMEKIWRHVYDNELMLNSRTRPVFITEAPLNPLANREQMTKVLFENFEVPALYVAIQAVLALYAAGLTTGCVMDSGDGVTHTVPIFEGYCLPHAVLWLDLAGWDLTDYPMTILRESGIALVSTAEREIV from the exons ATGCTAGGTGCTGGCCAGAAGGACTTCTACATTGGACTTGAGGCACAAGCCATCCGAGCAATCCTCTCCCT CAGATACCCAGTAGAACATGGAATTGTCACGTCCTGGCCAGACATGGAAAAAATATGGAGGCACGTTTATGATAACGAATTGATGTTGAACTCCAGGACTAGACCAGTATTTATAACGGAGGCTCCACTCAACCCACTGGCCAATCGCGAACAAATGACAAAAGTTCTTTTTGAAAATTTTGAGGTGCCAGCCCTCTATGTGGCCATCCAGGCTGTGCTGGCGCTCTACGCTGCAGGCCTCACCACCGGTTGTGTGATGGATTCTGGAGATGGCGTCACCCACACAGTCCCAATCTTTGAGGGCTACTGTTTGCCTCATGCGGTTCTCTGGCTTGACCTGGCAGGATGGGATCTCACAGACTACCCCATGACGATCCTGAGGGAAAGTGGAATAGCCTTAGTGAGCACAGCTGAGAGGGAAATTGTGTGA
- the ACTRT3 gene encoding actin-related protein T3 isoform X1 codes for MGELPPAVVIDNGSGLLKGGVAGDKEPRITFTNLIGRAKAKSVMLGAGQKDFYIGDEAQAKRGILSLKYPVEHGIVTSWPDMEKIWRHVYDDELKLNSCTRPALITEAPLNPLANREQMTKMLFEKFEVPALYVAIQAVLALYAAGLTTGCVMDSGDGVTHTVPIFEGYCLPHAVLRLDLAGRDLTDYLMRILRESGIALVSTAEREIVRIMKEGLCYVSLNPEEDMAKRPNELEKTWKLPDGQIVKVHNQLFRCPETLFRPSNIGMEAPGIDKLLFNTIMKCDIDLRTTLYANVLLSGGSSLFPGIADRLTKELIRMAPKDTEVMVNAPPDRKISVWMGGSILASLSAFQEMWISKEEYAEVGPNIVHRKCF; via the exons ATGGGTGAGCTACCACCAGCGGTCGTGATAGACAATGGCTCAGGTCTGCTCAAGGGTGGTGTTGCTGGGGACAAGGAACCACGGATCACCTTCACCAACTTGATAGGTCGGGCCAAGGCCAAGTCTGTGATGCTAGGTGCTGGCCAGAAGGACTTCTACATCGGAGACGAGGCACAAGCCAAGCGAGGAATCCTCTCTCTCAA ATACCCAGTAGAACATGGAATCGTCACTTCCTGGCCAGACATGGAGAAAATATGGAGGCACGTTTATGATGACGAATTGAAGTTAAACTCTTGTACAAGACCAGCACTGATAACTGAGGCACCACTCAACCCCCTGGCCAATCGCGAACAGATGACAAAAATGTTGTTTGAAAAATTTGAGGTGCCAGCCCTCTATGTGGCCATCCAGGCTGTGCTGGCGCTCTACGCTGCAGGCCTCACCACCGGTTGTGTGATGGATTCTGGAGATGGCGTCACCCACACAGTCCCAATCTTTGAGGGCTACTGTTTGCCTCATGCGGTTCTCCGGCTTGACCTGGCAGGACGGGATCTCACAGACTACCTCATGAGGATCCTGAGGGAAAGTGGAATAGCCTTAGTGAGCACAGCTGAGAGGGAAATTGTGCGAATCATGAAGGAGGGCTTGTGTTATGTGAGTCTGAACCCGGAGGAGGACATGGCTAAGAGACCTAATGAGTTAGAGAAAACGTGGAAGCTGCCTGACGGACAAATCGTTAAAGTCCACAACCAACTGTTCCGCTGCCCTGAGACCCTTTTTCGTCCATCTAACATTGGCATGGAGGCCCCTGGAATTGACAAACTCCTCTTCAACACCATCATGAAATGTGACATTGACTTGAGGACAACCTTGTATGCCAATGTACTCCTTTCCGGTGGTTCCAGTCTCTTTCCTGGCATTGCTGACCGCTTGACAAAGGAGTTGATTCGCATGGCTCCCAAGGACACAGAGGTGATGGTCAATGCACCCCCTGACAGGAAGATCTCTGTCTGGATGGGAGGATCCATTCTTGCATCTCTCTCTGCCTTCCAAGAGATGTGGATTTCCAAGGAAGAATATGCTGAAGTCGGGCCCAATATAGTACACAGGAAGTGCTTCTAG
- the ACTRT3 gene encoding actin-related protein T3 isoform X2, which translates to MLEHGIVTSWPDMEKIWRHVYDDELKLNSCTRPALITEAPLNPLANREQMTKMLFEKFEVPALYVAIQAVLALYAAGLTTGCVMDSGDGVTHTVPIFEGYCLPHAVLRLDLAGRDLTDYLMRILRESGIALVSTAEREIVRIMKEGLCYVSLNPEEDMAKRPNELEKTWKLPDGQIVKVHNQLFRCPETLFRPSNIGMEAPGIDKLLFNTIMKCDIDLRTTLYANVLLSGGSSLFPGIADRLTKELIRMAPKDTEVMVNAPPDRKISVWMGGSILASLSAFQEMWISKEEYAEVGPNIVHRKCF; encoded by the exons ATGCTAG AACATGGAATCGTCACTTCCTGGCCAGACATGGAGAAAATATGGAGGCACGTTTATGATGACGAATTGAAGTTAAACTCTTGTACAAGACCAGCACTGATAACTGAGGCACCACTCAACCCCCTGGCCAATCGCGAACAGATGACAAAAATGTTGTTTGAAAAATTTGAGGTGCCAGCCCTCTATGTGGCCATCCAGGCTGTGCTGGCGCTCTACGCTGCAGGCCTCACCACCGGTTGTGTGATGGATTCTGGAGATGGCGTCACCCACACAGTCCCAATCTTTGAGGGCTACTGTTTGCCTCATGCGGTTCTCCGGCTTGACCTGGCAGGACGGGATCTCACAGACTACCTCATGAGGATCCTGAGGGAAAGTGGAATAGCCTTAGTGAGCACAGCTGAGAGGGAAATTGTGCGAATCATGAAGGAGGGCTTGTGTTATGTGAGTCTGAACCCGGAGGAGGACATGGCTAAGAGACCTAATGAGTTAGAGAAAACGTGGAAGCTGCCTGACGGACAAATCGTTAAAGTCCACAACCAACTGTTCCGCTGCCCTGAGACCCTTTTTCGTCCATCTAACATTGGCATGGAGGCCCCTGGAATTGACAAACTCCTCTTCAACACCATCATGAAATGTGACATTGACTTGAGGACAACCTTGTATGCCAATGTACTCCTTTCCGGTGGTTCCAGTCTCTTTCCTGGCATTGCTGACCGCTTGACAAAGGAGTTGATTCGCATGGCTCCCAAGGACACAGAGGTGATGGTCAATGCACCCCCTGACAGGAAGATCTCTGTCTGGATGGGAGGATCCATTCTTGCATCTCTCTCTGCCTTCCAAGAGATGTGGATTTCCAAGGAAGAATATGCTGAAGTCGGGCCCAATATAGTACACAGGAAGTGCTTCTAG